The Arcobacter porcinus sequence TCCAATTGTTAGTATAATATTTTTCTTTTTTCTTATATTTTTAATTTCATTTATTACTTATTCATACGGTTTATTTAAAGAGAGAAAATCAAGAAAAGAGTATAGAAAACTCTCAAAAAGATTTGAGCTTGGAAAACTAAAAGAGAATGATTATGTAAATCTATATAAAACATATAATCTTCCTTTTGATTCTATTTTACTTTTGGCAAATACTTTTTTACATAAAGGTGATTTGAATAAAGCAATTTCAGTCTATTTGGCACTTTTAGAAGTAGTTAAAGATAGAGTAAAAGAGGAAGAACTACTTGAAGTTCTTGGAACAACTTATCTAAAAGGTGGATTTTTACAAAGATCAAATGATATTTTCTTAAAAATATTAAAATTTTCACCAAGAAATAAAAATGCTTTAAAAAACTTAATTTTAGTAAATGAAAAAATGAAAAACTATACAAGAGCAAGAGAAATATGTAACTCTCTTGAAGAATTAAACATAGATTTGAGTTTAGAAAAAGTATATTTTGATGCAATGATTACTCTAAATGACCCTGTTTTAACAAATGAAAAAAGAACAAAAATTTTATACAATCTTTTTTTAGAAAATAGAATTTTACAAAGAATTTTTGTAAGTTTTATAATAGTTTACAATAAAGAGTTTTTCTATAAACATATAAAAGAGTTTGACCATAAAGAGTTTATAGATATATTATGGTTTTTACAAAAAGATGATATTGATTTTAACAAAATAGAAAATATAAGTTTTTTACAAGAACTTTATAGTGCTAAAGGTTATTTAAATAGTGTAAATAGTAGTTCTGATTTTGATTTAGATGTTTTAATTTTAATAAAAAACCACAAAAAAGAGCAAGGAAATCTAAGCTTTAAATTTATTTGTAGTTCATGTAAAGAGTCTCATCCATTTTTTGAAACAAGATGTCCAAATTGTCACTCAGTTTTAAGTTTAAATGTAAAACACCAATTAGTAAAGAGCTTTGCAAATTTAAACCAATCATTACAATAGATAAATATTTTTGTGATATACTTATAAAAAATTTTAAAGGGGCCATTTTGAGCGATTATTCAAAGCTTGAAAAGTGTTTGGCTTATCAGTTTAAAGACAAAAACCTGATAATCGAAGCACTTACACATAAAAGTTATAAAAAACCATACAATAATGAAAGACTAGAATTTCTAGGAGATGCTGTTTTAAACTTAATTGTTGGAGAGTATTTATACAAAAAATTTCCAAATTCAAATGAAGGTGAACTTAGTAAAATAAGAGCTAGTTTAGTAAATGAAACTGGTTTTACTAGACTCGCAAATGAGATAAATTTAGGTGATTATATATTTATTTCTGTTGCAGAAGAACGAAATAAAGGAAGAACAAAATCCTCTATTTTATCTGATGCATTTGAAGCAATAATGGGTGCAATTTACCTTGAAAGTAGTCTTGAAGTTTTAAAACCAATAATTCTTAATCTTTTAGAAAACTCTTATGACAAAATAAATCTGGATGTGCTTTTTAGTGATTATAAAACAGCTTTACAAGAGATAACTCAAGCAAAGTTTGGTTCTATTCCTGAATATATTATTGAAGGTTCATATGGACCTGATCATAAAAAAGAGTTTGAAGTATCTATATGTATAGAAGGTAAAAACTATGGAAGAGCTCAAGGTAAAAGTAAGAAACTAGCTCAACAAGCTGTTGCTAAAATAGCTATTGATAAATTAAATGAGGAAGAGAATTGAATAGTTTTGGACATAGATTTAGATTTACAACATTTGGAGAATCTCACGGAAAAGCTTTAGGTTGTATTGTTGATGGTGTTCCAGCTGGTATAAAAATTGATTTAGAGTTTATTCAGGCTGAAATGAATAGAAGAAAACCTGGACAAAACGAATTTGCAACAAAAAGAGATGAAGGTGATGTTGTTGAAATTTTAAGTGGGATTTTTGAAGGAGTTACAACTGGAACTTCAATTTCAATGATCATCTTTAATGAAAATCAAAAATCAAGTGACTATTCAAATATTAAAGATTTATTCAGACCAGGACATGCTGATTTTACATATTTTAATAAATATGGAATTAGAGATTACAGAGGTGGTGGAAGAAGTAGTGCTAGAGAAACAGCAGCAAGGGTAGCTGCAGGAGCTATTGCAAAACTTCTATTAAAAGAGTTAAATATTGATATAAAAAGTGGTATTTGTGAAATAAATGGAATAAAAAGTGAAACTTTTGATTTTGATTATGTAAGTTCAAGCCCTATTTATGCTCTTGATAAAGAGTTTGAAGAAGCTCAAAAAAATGCTATTTTAGATGCAAAAAACTCACACAATAGTGTTGGTGGAGTTGCTTTAATAAATGTAAAAAATTGTCCTATTGGTCTTGGTGAACCAATTTATCACAAACTAGATAGCCAAATTGCAGCTGCTATGATAAGTATAAATGCTGTAAAAGCTGTTGAAATTGGTGATGGTATTTTGGCTTCAAGAGTTTTAGGATTTGACAATAATGACCAAATAAGAAAATCTGGATTTAAAACAAATCATAGTGGTGGAATTTTGGGTGGGATATCAAATGGTGATGATATAAATGTAAAAGTCTATTTTAAAGCTACACCATCTATTTTTATTGAGCAAGAAACAATAGATACAAAGAATAATGAAGTTCTTTGTAAATTAAAAGGAAGACATGATCCTTGTGTTGCTGTAAGAGGAAGTGTTGTTGCTGAATCTATGATGGCACTTGTACTTGCTGATATGCTTTTATTAAATTTATCTTCAAAAGTAGAAAACATTAAAAAAGTTTATTCATAATAATATTTTATATAAAAAGATTTTATTATTTATTATCTAATCTCTGAGATATTCTTATAAAATCTTCTATGTATCTACGAAGTGCTTTATTATGTAGTTCTTTTATTTTGTCATGAAGAGTATAATTTATAATAATATATTTTCTAACAAACTCTAGATTTTCAAAATCAATTATAGCTTTTATTTCGTATTCAGTGAAATAGCTATTTATAACCTCATCAAAGATAGATTTAATTTTTTCATAACTTATATATATTGAAATATAATCCTCAATGATATCTTTATAATTATTTAAATATGATTGTTTATTAATTTCTTCTTCCATAATATTTTCAATACTCTTATAATATAATTCTTCATATATTTTATCATTAAATAAATTCTCAAGTTCTAAGTTATTTACAGATTTATTAATACCCGTTTTTCTATTTATTTTAAACTTTCTATTTTTATTAGAATTTAAAATATTGATTACCTCTAATCCATTCTCTATTATCTTTTTTTCTCTTTTTCTAAAGCTTTCCTTTAAAACATGATTGTTCTCTTTTAAAAATTCTTTTGCCGCTATTTTTACTTGTTCTATAATTTTTAATTTATTTTGTGAAATTTTATTTCCCAGATCTGAATTAAAGAATTTATTTATTTTTATTAGTTCTTCTTCTGTAAAATTATTATTTATAAACTTTATGATTTCAGGTTCTATAATTTCATAAGAGATATATCTATCTCTTATTCTTATTAATTCCTGATTATCCTTTGGGACTAACTTATCTACAAGATAAATCTTATTTAGATGTAAATAGTAGCTTTTTATATTGCTATTTTCAATTAATATTTCTGCTTCTGTTTTAATATTTTTTTGATTGCTTATAGTGTTTTTTTGGCTACAAGAAGAAAAAAACAATAAAAATATTAAATTGATCAAAATTATTTTATACAATAATAGCCTTCTTATTCTAATTTTTTATAAAAAGGTTTAAATCAAACCTTGTGTAATTCCTGCTTTCTTTTTATAATCCATAATTTCTAGCTCTTTTTTAGCTGTAATTACAATATCTTTATCAACTTCATAATCAAGTCTTGGATCTCTACCTTCGTAATCAACAGAGTTTAAAATAACTTTTATAGAGTTAAGTCTTGCTAAAAACTTAGTATCACTTCTTATAATTGTCCAAGGAGATTTATCCGTATTTGTTTGCTTTAGCATATCATATTTTTTTTGAGTAAATTCTTCCCATCTACTTTGCATCTGCATATCAATTTCACTTAGTTTCCACTGTTTTAATGGATTCTCTTCTCTCTCTTCAAATCTTCTTGCTTGTTCATCTTTTGAAACAGATAGATATATTTTTAGAAAATGTATTCCGTGGTCGATTAATTCTTCTTCAAATCTAGGTACACTTCTCATAAATACTTCATACTCTTTATCTGAACAAAAACCAAATACAGGTTCAACCATAGCTCTGTTGTACCAAGATCTATCGAAAATTACAATTTCTCCACCTTTTGGAAACTGCTCAACATATCTTTGATAGTACCACTGTGTTTTTTGAACATCTGATGGTTTTCCTAAAGCTACAACTCTATAATGCTTCTCATTCATATATCTAGTAATTCTTCTAATAGCTCCACCTTTTCCAGAAGCATCTCTTCCTTCCATAAGAATAATCATCTTTTCATTATGTTTTTCAAGATGTTCTTGAAGTTTAATAAGTTCAACTTGATATGGTTTTAATATTTCATCTTTTGTTCTATACATATATTTTGAATGCAATTCACTTATAAAGCTTCCATTTGCATCTTGTAGTTTTTCTGTAAACTCATCTAAACTTAAATTTACATTTGCTCTATTACTTTTTTCATAAAATTTATCAAATGACATTTCTTCCCCTAAATATTGAAATAAAAATCAAATTATACTAAAAACTCCATCCTATTTAAATTAATTATTTTGGAAATTACAAAAAAGTTACAATCAAATCAAGCTTTGCACAGATTCAATTTTACTTTTCATTCTATTAACACCTTCTTTTCTAGCATCAAAGTTTACACTTATATATACTCTATCACATCCCATTTCATCAAGTTTTAAATAGCATAAATCTATTAAATCCAAAAGTTCTTTAAGTGTTTTTGCTTCAACTATTGTATTCATTGAAGTAAGCTCATAATTTAAACCACTATTTTTTATAACTTTCAAAACTTCACTAACATCTTTACTTTTACTTCCAATTTTATTTGTAGGAAACATTGCTAAACTCATTATAACTGACATTTTTATTATCCTTTTAAATCAAATTTTTAAATTTCTTTTGCTAGTATATTCAAATTTAATTAAAAAGGATTTTTATGCAAATGGAAATATCTGCTGAAGTAATATTATCTCAACTTGCTTATTCAAAAAATGAAGCATCTTTAAATCAAGCACAAAAAACAATAGATAATACAAAAAACTATGAGAAATTTGCAAAACATATATTAACTTTAAATGACCATTTAAAAAAGTTAAATGCTTATGTTGCTTTATCAAATTCAAATGATTATTTCAAAATAAAGTGTGAAGAGAATGACTCAAAAGAGATTATAGATGCTTTTCACGATATAGTTTGGAAATGGGCAGAAAAATACAATGTAGATCTTGAAAGATTAGATAGAAGACCTGTTTATTATATTTTAGGTACTTCTAAATAAAAATCTCTTTTTTACTATGACAATATGGTATTTTATTATACCTTTTATAATAGTTTTGATGATAATCTTCAGCTTTATAAAAAGTTGTTTCAGGGTATAAAGTTGTTGCTACTTTATACCCTTTCTCTTCTAACTTGCTAATCAAATCTTTGGCTATAGTTTTTTGCTTTTCATCTGTATAAAAAATTGCACTTAGATATTGAGAACCTATATCTGGACCTTGACCATTTGTTTGTGTAAAATCATGAATTTCAAAAAACAGCTTAGTAAGTTTTTCATAAGAGATAATATTCTCATCAAAAACTACCAAAACAGCTTCAAGATGTCCACTAAAACCACTACAAACTATCTCATAGCTTGGTTTCTCTATGTGTCCACCCATATATCCTGAAACTACACTTTGCACACCTTCCTCTTTTTGGAAAAAATATTCTACTCCCCAGAAACACCCAGCGGCGAAATATGCTTTAGAAAGCCCCATAAAATCGTCCTTTATTAACTACTTTTTCAGGGATAGGTGTTTACAAAAAGGGCAAAAGTATCCCCTTTTTGGGATACTTTTTAGCTTTAGTATCCCTTTTCGGTATCCCAAATTTTTCAATCTTTGAGTTAGATTTTAGTTTATTTATTCTTATATATTCATTATTATAAAAAACTCTTAACTTACTTTTTCATAATTCACATAATTTAAAAGATATTTTTTAGCCGTTCGTCTGTCCACATTAGCAATTTTTGAGATTGAAGCAATATTTACTTTTAAATTTTGTTCTTGTAGTTCTAAGATAGCATTTATTACTAGATTCTCTTTTTTTTCTTGTAATTTTGAAATATATTCTTCTTTTGCTTCTAATAATTGCTTTTTATTTTTTTCTTTATCTCTAATTTTTAAAGTTCGATTTGCTGCTTTTTGTTGTCTTTGTTTTGTTTCTTCTAAATATTCATCATAACTTAGGTTTTTCATTTTTTCAAACTCCATGATACCACTATTTACAACTTTTAAATTTTCATCTTTCATTGTTCCATACAATATTTTTCCATTTTGCCAATACTTAAAAACAGAGTTTGAAATTTGTATTAGTTCTGTATTTCCTAAACCTACATTTTTAGAATTATTTATATTTATTAAAAAGTTTAATATATCATCTTTAGTTAATGTTGTTTTACCTTTGGCATATTTCATAGCATACTTAAAAAGTGTTTTGTTTCTTTGTCCTTCTATTAATTCATTTTCATCAACTTTTACTTTTAATTTTAAAGGTGTATTTGTAAATTCAGATTTTGGAATATATTTTTTAAAATCATTCAATTCATAATTAAACTTTTGAGAAAAATAAAAGTTATGTAAAAGTGGATTTCTCCATACCCCATATAATCTATGAGAGGCTATTTCATCACATTTTAACAATCTTGTTATAGCTACTTTTATATCCATTACATACTTAAGGGCTTTTCGTTGATGAGTAAAAATATGGTTTTTTAAATGATAAGCAAAATGGAAGCCCTTATTTGTTTCCAGAATATAAGTAGGTTCTAATCCTATATTATCAGTTATAAAATCTAAGAAATTATATATATTTTTAAAATGCTCTTTTGCTGTTTTATCTTCATATTTATCTATATCAAATATTAATAAACTTATTCTATCTTTTGTATTAAAATTAATAAACTTATATTTGTTTAGTGCTTCTATTGTTCTATATTGATATATATTTGATAAATGTTTCTCATTTCCACTTTTTATTTTTTTGGGAAGATTTTTTAATAAAAGCTCTTTTAATTGTTCATCTTCATCTTTATATTTACTTATTGTTGTCATTGGGCTTACTCCTTTTTGGAGCAACCCTTGAAGAGTTGGAATAAAATTTAATACATATTTTTATTGTTATAAGAGTGATTTTTTGTAAAAGTTAGATTTAGTAAAAAAAATGAAAAATTCTTTAAAAAAAATGTTCATCTTAGATGGTCTTACTGTATTATTTAAAATTAACACCAAGTGAAGAAATAAAAGATAATTGAAGATAGCAAATAGTAAGGATAAAAAAGAGAGAATAAAGAATAAATATTAATGTTAAATAATAAAATATATAAATAAATAAGAATATAGATTAATTAATAATAAAAACTTTTTTTTGGCTTCAAAGTGCCATTATATCGGGCTTGGAGAGGTATTTTTTTGAATGGATTTTAAAATAACTCTTCTTTTATTTTAATTTTTCGCAATGCGACAGAAGAAATACTTAAATCTTTTTTTCTATTCATTAATCACTAATCATTAGTTTTTGGCTTTATAAGTTTTAAGTGTGATATATTGTTTTATTACACAAAACTGAAAATTTCTCAAATGAGCATATACTCACTTCATTCCGTTATCCCTCCTTTTTCAAAATTTTAAGTTTTAACCTAAGAAAAAATATATATTCCACACTTAACAAAGCCCGAAAACTAACGAAAGTGAAAAATTTTTGAAAGAAAAAAGGATTTAATTTTAATCTTCTTAAAAATTAAAAAAGAAGAGAAAAAACAAACCCTCAAATCTTCAAAAATGAAAACTAAAATTTAAAGGATACAAAATGACAAGAGAAGAGATTTTAAAAGAGTTTCAAGATGTAGAGGGAATAAATGAAGCTAAAAAAATATATAAAGCTTTAGCCAAAAAGCTACACCCTGACATTGGGGGAAGTGAAGAGGAATTTAAACTACTTAATGAAATATATAACCATTTAATAGAGCATAAAATATATTTTTCTAACTCTTCAAAAATTGATATTGAATTAGAAAAAATAATAAGTTTAATTTTACATTTTCAAAATATAAATATAGAACTTATTGGCTCTTGGGTTTGGGTTAGTGGGGATACGAAAGAGATAAAAGAAAAATTGAAAGAGATAGGTTTTAAATGGGCTTCAAAAAAGAAAATGTGGTATTACGGAGAGATGAAAGCTAAAAATCCAAATCCAAAATCTATGGAAGAGATAAAAGCAAAATATGGAAGTGAAACTTTAAAAAGTAATGAAAAAAAGAAAATAGCTAGTTAAAATCTAGCTATTTATAAAAGCCTTTTATTATGTTCTTTTTAGGTAATAATTAGTGATAGCTTCTCTTTTATGGTTTAGTTCTTCACTTACTTTTAATTTAGCTTCTTTTTCGCTTATTCCACTTTTTAACATATCTTCAAATTTATCACGAGCCGAAGTAAAACGAAAATCATGAGAACTTATATCATAATTTTTTAAATCGTTATAATAGGTTGATTTATCTATTAAAAAATCTTTATTATTTAATAGTTTCTGTTCTAGTTCAAAACTTATCTCTTTGGGAATATATCTATGATTTCCTTTTCCTACCAAATCCACAACATAGCCACTATCTAAATATAGAGTTGGATTTTTTACGAGTTCAAAAGCTTCGCTTTGTCGTATGGATAAATCATACTGACATTGGGCAATTAATCCTGATATAGCCCTATCTTCATAAAGATTTTTTATTACATCATCTACATTATGTATATATCTATTTTCAATGATAATATCTGCTTCATCTTTGATAATTGCTACTCTATCGTTAAAAAAATCTTTATCTTCTAAATGTAAAGGGATATAAATGTTTTGTTGTTCTAAGCCTTGGAGCATAGAAGAAAAACCCCT is a genomic window containing:
- the rnc gene encoding ribonuclease III, with translation MSDYSKLEKCLAYQFKDKNLIIEALTHKSYKKPYNNERLEFLGDAVLNLIVGEYLYKKFPNSNEGELSKIRASLVNETGFTRLANEINLGDYIFISVAEERNKGRTKSSILSDAFEAIMGAIYLESSLEVLKPIILNLLENSYDKINLDVLFSDYKTALQEITQAKFGSIPEYIIEGSYGPDHKKEFEVSICIEGKNYGRAQGKSKKLAQQAVAKIAIDKLNEEEN
- a CDS encoding tetratricopeptide repeat protein produces the protein MDNLVLEFRDPIVSIIFFFFLIFLISFITYSYGLFKERKSRKEYRKLSKRFELGKLKENDYVNLYKTYNLPFDSILLLANTFLHKGDLNKAISVYLALLEVVKDRVKEEELLEVLGTTYLKGGFLQRSNDIFLKILKFSPRNKNALKNLILVNEKMKNYTRAREICNSLEELNIDLSLEKVYFDAMITLNDPVLTNEKRTKILYNLFLENRILQRIFVSFIIVYNKEFFYKHIKEFDHKEFIDILWFLQKDDIDFNKIENISFLQELYSAKGYLNSVNSSSDFDLDVLILIKNHKKEQGNLSFKFICSSCKESHPFFETRCPNCHSVLSLNVKHQLVKSFANLNQSLQ
- a CDS encoding DUF2059 domain-containing protein → MYKIILINLIFLLFFSSCSQKNTISNQKNIKTEAEILIENSNIKSYYLHLNKIYLVDKLVPKDNQELIRIRDRYISYEIIEPEIIKFINNNFTEEELIKINKFFNSDLGNKISQNKLKIIEQVKIAAKEFLKENNHVLKESFRKREKKIIENGLEVINILNSNKNRKFKINRKTGINKSVNNLELENLFNDKIYEELYYKSIENIMEEEINKQSYLNNYKDIIEDYISIYISYEKIKSIFDEVINSYFTEYEIKAIIDFENLEFVRKYIIINYTLHDKIKELHNKALRRYIEDFIRISQRLDNK
- a CDS encoding MTH1187 family thiamine-binding protein: MSVIMSLAMFPTNKIGSKSKDVSEVLKVIKNSGLNYELTSMNTIVEAKTLKELLDLIDLCYLKLDEMGCDRVYISVNFDARKEGVNRMKSKIESVQSLI
- the ppk2 gene encoding polyphosphate kinase 2 gives rise to the protein MSFDKFYEKSNRANVNLSLDEFTEKLQDANGSFISELHSKYMYRTKDEILKPYQVELIKLQEHLEKHNEKMIILMEGRDASGKGGAIRRITRYMNEKHYRVVALGKPSDVQKTQWYYQRYVEQFPKGGEIVIFDRSWYNRAMVEPVFGFCSDKEYEVFMRSVPRFEEELIDHGIHFLKIYLSVSKDEQARRFEEREENPLKQWKLSEIDMQMQSRWEEFTQKKYDMLKQTNTDKSPWTIIRSDTKFLARLNSIKVILNSVDYEGRDPRLDYEVDKDIVITAKKELEIMDYKKKAGITQGLI
- the aroC gene encoding chorismate synthase — protein: MNSFGHRFRFTTFGESHGKALGCIVDGVPAGIKIDLEFIQAEMNRRKPGQNEFATKRDEGDVVEILSGIFEGVTTGTSISMIIFNENQKSSDYSNIKDLFRPGHADFTYFNKYGIRDYRGGGRSSARETAARVAAGAIAKLLLKELNIDIKSGICEINGIKSETFDFDYVSSSPIYALDKEFEEAQKNAILDAKNSHNSVGGVALINVKNCPIGLGEPIYHKLDSQIAAAMISINAVKAVEIGDGILASRVLGFDNNDQIRKSGFKTNHSGGILGGISNGDDINVKVYFKATPSIFIEQETIDTKNNEVLCKLKGRHDPCVAVRGSVVAESMMALVLADMLLLNLSSKVENIKKVYS
- a CDS encoding replication initiation protein, with amino-acid sequence MTTISKYKDEDEQLKELLLKNLPKKIKSGNEKHLSNIYQYRTIEALNKYKFINFNTKDRISLLIFDIDKYEDKTAKEHFKNIYNFLDFITDNIGLEPTYILETNKGFHFAYHLKNHIFTHQRKALKYVMDIKVAITRLLKCDEIASHRLYGVWRNPLLHNFYFSQKFNYELNDFKKYIPKSEFTNTPLKLKVKVDENELIEGQRNKTLFKYAMKYAKGKTTLTKDDILNFLININNSKNVGLGNTELIQISNSVFKYWQNGKILYGTMKDENLKVVNSGIMEFEKMKNLSYDEYLEETKQRQQKAANRTLKIRDKEKNKKQLLEAKEEYISKLQEKKENLVINAILELQEQNLKVNIASISKIANVDRRTAKKYLLNYVNYEKVS
- the msrA gene encoding peptide-methionine (S)-S-oxide reductase MsrA; protein product: MGLSKAYFAAGCFWGVEYFFQKEEGVQSVVSGYMGGHIEKPSYEIVCSGFSGHLEAVLVVFDENIISYEKLTKLFFEIHDFTQTNGQGPDIGSQYLSAIFYTDEKQKTIAKDLISKLEEKGYKVATTLYPETTFYKAEDYHQNYYKRYNKIPYCHSKKEIFI